The Leadbettera azotonutricia ZAS-9 genome has a window encoding:
- a CDS encoding TM1266 family iron-only hydrogenase system putative regulator, giving the protein MERIAVIGAILQNPRTSQKSFNETVSAFRGIVKGRMGIPVDEEDLAVISITLQGDLDEINSLTGKLGNLKGVIVKTAVSSELKGKEADK; this is encoded by the coding sequence ATGGAACGAATTGCAGTAATAGGGGCGATTTTGCAAAACCCCCGGACAAGCCAAAAAAGCTTTAACGAAACAGTGTCCGCCTTTAGGGGCATAGTCAAAGGCCGCATGGGCATTCCTGTAGACGAGGAAGACCTTGCGGTCATCTCCATTACTCTCCAGGGTGATTTGGACGAAATCAATTCCCTCACAGGAAAATTGGGAAATCTCAAAGGGGTAATCGTCAAGACTGCCGTTTCCAGCGAATTAAAAGGCAAGGAGGCGGACAAATGA
- a CDS encoding aspartate ammonia-lyase, whose amino-acid sequence MRTEKDELGEIQIPDNAFYGTQTARAMENFSLGYKRVSLKLIYAMVKVKKAAALCLVKLASQDEALKYRAIAQACDEVLQGKADDQFKIDALQGGAGTSTNMNVNEVLANLALEILGKPRGAYAIIHPLDHVNRLQSTNDVYPTSLRIAAIDLLRELSDNCARLQESLQKKETEYSGIKKLGRTELMDAVPITLGEEFGAYAQAIGRDRWRLYKVEERLRQVNLGGAAVGLAGKNEKLYHHGVLEQLREITGMGLAAAEYPMDLTQNCDVFVEVSGLLKSLGVNLTKIANDLRLMNSGPRGGLGEIRLAPMQKGSSIMPGKVNPVIPEMAIQVGIKVAANDFAITAAASRGEFELNAFSPLIADALLESLLLLCRTVRIFRTKCIETLEPVEGRCAALLENSCAFAASYVPRLGYDTVNRIIAENNGDPERVRQALDLL is encoded by the coding sequence ATGCGCACTGAAAAAGATGAATTGGGGGAAATTCAAATACCTGATAATGCCTTTTACGGGACACAAACAGCCAGGGCAATGGAGAACTTTTCTCTCGGATACAAAAGGGTAAGCCTTAAATTGATCTACGCCATGGTAAAGGTGAAGAAGGCGGCTGCCCTTTGCCTTGTCAAGCTGGCTTCTCAAGACGAAGCCCTTAAATACCGCGCCATTGCCCAAGCCTGCGATGAGGTACTTCAAGGCAAGGCTGACGACCAATTCAAAATTGACGCCCTGCAGGGCGGGGCAGGGACTTCCACCAATATGAATGTGAACGAGGTTCTCGCAAACCTCGCCCTTGAAATATTGGGGAAGCCTAGAGGCGCTTATGCCATTATTCATCCCCTGGATCATGTGAACCGCCTCCAGTCAACCAACGATGTGTACCCCACGAGCCTGCGCATTGCCGCCATAGATTTACTGCGTGAATTGAGCGACAACTGTGCCAGGCTTCAGGAAAGCCTCCAGAAAAAGGAAACCGAATACAGCGGTATAAAAAAACTTGGGCGCACTGAGTTAATGGATGCAGTCCCCATTACCTTGGGTGAAGAATTCGGCGCTTACGCCCAAGCCATAGGACGTGATCGCTGGCGTCTTTACAAAGTGGAAGAAAGGCTCAGGCAGGTAAACCTTGGCGGCGCCGCAGTGGGCCTTGCAGGAAAAAATGAGAAGCTGTACCACCATGGGGTTCTGGAACAGCTCAGGGAAATAACCGGCATGGGTCTTGCCGCAGCAGAATACCCCATGGATCTGACCCAAAACTGCGATGTCTTTGTGGAAGTTTCGGGGCTTCTTAAAAGCCTGGGTGTAAATTTGACCAAAATAGCCAATGACTTAAGGCTCATGAATTCGGGTCCACGAGGCGGTCTGGGTGAAATACGGCTTGCGCCCATGCAAAAAGGGAGCAGTATTATGCCCGGCAAAGTAAACCCCGTGATACCCGAGATGGCAATACAGGTCGGGATAAAAGTTGCCGCCAATGATTTTGCCATTACCGCCGCTGCGAGCCGGGGGGAATTCGAGCTTAATGCTTTTTCCCCCTTGATTGCCGATGCGCTTTTGGAAAGCCTTTTGCTTTTATGCAGGACAGTCCGTATATTCCGCACCAAATGCATAGAAACACTTGAACCTGTAGAGGGGCGCTGTGCTGCCCTGCTTGAAAATTCCTGCGCCTTTGCAGCTTCTTATGTCCCCCGTTTGGGTTATGACACAGTAAACCGGATTATTGCAGAGAACAATGGCGATCCCGAAAGGGTAAGGCAAGCCCTGGATTTGCTGTAG